The Clostridia bacterium genomic sequence AGCGGCCCCATCAAGGTGGAGGTGTCCTCCGCGGGCGTCGTCAGCGTCATCGAACAATATCTCAAGCCGGTCGGGTTCACGGGGGCGCCCGTGGCCATCCTCGACGCCTACGCCGCCCTGATGAAGGCGTTGCCTTGGTTGCCGAAGCATCCGGTTGTGCAGTCGGTCGAACTCGGCTATTTCTCCGAAGCCTACTGCATGGTCGAGTCCTATGAGATCGCGCCGGTGTGGCGCATCCGCACGCCGGACGCGGTCGTGTACATCAACGCCTACAACGGCGACCGCGTCGGGAGCGGCCACCTGGACTGCAAGGCGGTGCCGCCGTCCACCGGGAGCTCCTCGTAGCGGCGCGCTCGCACGGCCGAGGTACACTGTAGGAACGTGGGAACGAGGTGCGGAGTTTGAGCAAGATTCTCATTCACGGCGGGCAGCCCCTGCGCGGGCGCGTGCGCGTGAGCGGGCGCAAGAACGCGGCGGTGGCGCTCCTGCCGGCCGCGGTGGTGGCCGAGGGGCCGGTGCGGCTGGAAAACGTCCCCGACATCGCCGACGTGCACACGTACGTGGAGATGCTCGAGGCCATCGGCGTCGACGTCCGCCGGCCGGAGCCGAACGTCGTCGAGGTGGACGCGTCCGATGTCGCCGCCCGCCCGGCGCCCTACGCGCTGGCGAAGAAGATGCGCGCCTCCTATTACCTTCTGGGCGCGCTGCTCGCGCGCACAGGGCGCGCGGAGGTCGCGCTGCCCGGGGGCTGCGACATCGGTGCGCGGCCCATCGACCAACATATCAAGGCGTTCCAGGCGCTCGGCGCGGAGGTGACGATCGAGCACGGCGTCGTGCGCGCGGAGGCGGCGCGGCTGCGCGGTGCGCGCATCTACCTCGACATCGTCAGCGTCGGGGCGACGATCAACGCCATGCTGGCCGCATGCCGGGCGGAGGGGACGACGGTCATCGAAAACGCGGCCAAGGAGCCGCACGTCGTGGATGTCGCCATTCTCTTGAACGCCATGGGCGGGCGCATCTCGGGCGCAGGCACGGACGTCATCAAGATCACCGGCGTGCGACGCCTGGGGTCCGCGGAGCACACCGTGATTCCCGATGAGATCGAGGCCGCGACGTACCTGATGGCGGCCGCCGGCACGCGCGGGGACGTCGTCGTGGAGGGCGTCGTGGCCAAGCACCTGGAGCCGATCATCGCCAAGCTGCAGGAGGCGGGGGCGCACGTGGAGCACGACGCCGACTGCATCCGCGTCCGCGGCGACCGGCGGTTGCGCGCCGTGAGAGTGAAGACGCTCCCCTACCCGGGATTTCCCACGGATGCCCAGCAGCCGATGACGGCGCTCCTGTCCACGGCCGAAGGGACGAGCACGGTCACGGAGACGATCTTCGAGGCGCGATTCAAATACGTGGACGAGCTCAAACGGATGGGCGCGCGCATCCGCGTCGAGGGGCGGACGGCCGTGATCGAAGGGGTGGAGCGGCTGTCCGGCGCGCCCGTGCAGGCGACGGACCTGCGCGCGGGGGCGGCGCTCGTCGTGGCGGGGCTGATGGCCGAAGGCTGCACCGAGGTGACCGGGATCAAGCACCTGGACCGCGGCTACGAGCGGATGGAGGACAAGCTGCGCGGGCTGGGCGCGCGCATCGAGCGGGTGGGGGCGCAGGTCAAGGCGTGAAGCCGCCGGCGCGCTGGCGCGGCGCTCAACGGCTGCCGCGCGCGTTCCGCGAGTCCCCGGAAGGCGACGCGCCGCCCGGTCCCCGTCCCGCGCCGCCGGCACCGCCGGGTCCCATGCCCGTGCCGCCGGCACCGCCGGGTCCCGCGCCCGTGCCGCCGGGCTCGGTGCCCGTGCCTCCGGGCCCCGCACCACCGGCGCCTCCGGGTGGCGTGCCCGCGCCCCCGGGGACTCCGGGCGACTCGCCCGCACCCGGCGCGCTCACGCCCCCGGGGACTCCGGGCCCCGCGCCCGTACCTCCGGGCGCGGCCGGCCCGAGCGGGCTCACGGCCACCGGCTCCGTGCCGCGCAAGAAGACCTCCGTCCTCACCGGCGAGAACGGATTCGGCAGGAGCCCGTCCACGGCCGAGACCTGCAGCCGCACGACGTTGTCCGGCATCGTCCAGTCCGCGGCGGGCAGGCCCGCCGTCGCCGACGCCATGAAGCTGTGCCAGATCGGCCCCGCCAGGGTCGCGCCGGTGCCGCCGATCGGCGCGTAGTGATCGTTCCCCACCCAGACGGCCGCGAGCAGGTTGGGCGTGTAGCCGATGAGCCAGCCGTCCTGGTTCGTGGTGCCCGTTTTGCCCGCCGCCGGGCGGGCGATGCGCACGCTCGATCCCGTGCCGTAGTCGAAGACGCTCTTCAGGATGTCCGTCATCACGTAGGCGACGCCGGGATCGAGCAC encodes the following:
- a CDS encoding UDP-N-acetylglucosamine 1-carboxyvinyltransferase, with translation MSKILIHGGQPLRGRVRVSGRKNAAVALLPAAVVAEGPVRLENVPDIADVHTYVEMLEAIGVDVRRPEPNVVEVDASDVAARPAPYALAKKMRASYYLLGALLARTGRAEVALPGGCDIGARPIDQHIKAFQALGAEVTIEHGVVRAEAARLRGARIYLDIVSVGATINAMLAACRAEGTTVIENAAKEPHVVDVAILLNAMGGRISGAGTDVIKITGVRRLGSAEHTVIPDEIEAATYLMAAAGTRGDVVVEGVVAKHLEPIIAKLQEAGAHVEHDADCIRVRGDRRLRAVRVKTLPYPGFPTDAQQPMTALLSTAEGTSTVTETIFEARFKYVDELKRMGARIRVEGRTAVIEGVERLSGAPVQATDLRAGAALVVAGLMAEGCTEVTGIKHLDRGYERMEDKLRGLGARIERVGAQVKA